In Catharus ustulatus isolate bCatUst1 chromosome 27, bCatUst1.pri.v2, whole genome shotgun sequence, the following are encoded in one genomic region:
- the LOC117007940 gene encoding steroidogenic acute regulatory protein, mitochondrial-like isoform X2 produces MEMSYIKQGEEALQKSLRILEDQDDWKTETVAGNGDKVLSKVLPDVGKVFRLEVVVDQPLDTVYGELVDNMEQMGDWNPNVKEVRILEKIGKDTVITHEKAAATPGNIVGPRDFVSVRCAKRRGSTCVLAGMSTTYGAMPEQEGFIRAGCPRPSSTRCCPRHRWTLPSTSGSAWPGQCP; encoded by the exons ATGGAAATGTCTTACATCAAGCAAGGAGAGGAAGCCCTGCAGAAATCCCTCAGGATCCTGGAGGACCAGGACGACTGGAAGACAGAGACGGTGGCG GGTAACGGAGACAAAGTGCTGAGCAAGGTGCTGCCGGACGTGGGGAAGGTGTTCCGGCTGGAGGTGGTGGTGGACCAGCCCCTGGACACGGTGTACGGAGAGCTGGTGGACAACATGGAGCAGATGGGAGACTGGAACCCCAACGTCAAGGAAGTCAGG ATTCTGGAGAAGATTGGGAAGGACACGGTGATCACCCACGAGAAGGCGGCCGCCACCCCCGGGAACATCGTTGGGCCACGGGACTTTGTGAGCGTGCGGTGCGCCAAGAGACGCGGCTCCACCTGCGTGCTGGCCGGGATGTCCACGACCTACGGGGCCATGCCCGAGCAGGAGGGGTTCATCAG ggctggctgcccaAGACCATCATCAACCAGGTGCTGTCCCAGACACAGGTGGACTTTGCCAAGCACCTCCGGCAGCGCCTGGCCCGGCCAGTGCCCGTGA
- the LOC117007946 gene encoding U6 snRNA-associated Sm-like protein LSm1: MNYMPGTASLIQDIDKKHLVLLRDGRTLIGYLRSIDQFANLVLHQTVERIHVGKKYGDIPRGIFVVRGENVVLLGEIDLEKESDTPLQQVSIEEILEEQRVEQQAKQESEKLKVQALKERGLSVPRADTLDEY; the protein is encoded by the exons ATGAACTACATGCCCGGCACGGCCAGCCTGATCCAGGACATCGACA AGAAGCACCTGGTGCTGCTGCGGGACGGGCGGACGCTCATCGGGTACCTGCGCAGCATCGACCAGTTCG CAAACTTGGTGTTGCACCAGACTGTGGAGCGCATCCATGTGGGCAAGAAGTATGGGGACATCCCTCGGGGCATCTTCGTGGTGAGGGGCGAGaatgtggtgctgctgggggaaaTT GACCTGGAGAAGGAGAGCGACACGCCTCTGCAGCAGGTGTCCATCGAGGAGATCCTGGAGGAGCAGCGGGTGGAGCAGCAGGCCAAGCAGGAGTCGGAGAAGCTGAAGGTGCAGGCGCTGAAGGAGCGGGGGCTGTCGGTGCCGCGGGCAGACACGCTGGATGAGtactga
- the LOC117007930 gene encoding BAG family molecular chaperone regulator 4-like encodes MESRAAGPCPLHPAGSPRPPQAMDSPYANGAYSPPYPHYASLAQARSFYCSGPARSPYPTEPTGLYRPPSPAPGWSFIPPECPSEGSALRRQHQVPGYSPPQTPGMPMPQYPYGDGSAGVTGPQPRALEDSWVPPSVYGVQPRYAWPLASGHSSLYDTHPSWTGSGAPAQPPSWESQGQNSVYDRPEQSPSPHSYYSDVEQRHSGPVTEHRMAKPAPCQPRVQYSAQPQLYDLGPRKPPAGSRELGFKAADQPCTNPAALQPEIQRILHVMGEAEQLEEEVDVFVGKKTDKSYRLLEEMLTKLLLELDSIETGGQDSVRQARKESVHRIQAILEKLERKGL; translated from the exons ATGGAGTCCCGCGCGGCCGGGCCGTGCCCGCTGCACCCCGCGGGGTCCCCGCGCCCCCCGCAG GCCATGGATTCTCCCTACGCCAACGGAGCCTACAGCCCCCCGTACCCGCACTACGCCAGCCTGGCGCAGGCACGGAGTTTCTACTGCTCGGGGCCGGCGCGCAGCCCCTACCCCACGGAGCCCACGGGCCTCTACCGGCCCCCATCGCCCGCCCCCGGCTGGAGCTTCATCCCCCCGGAGTGTCCCAGCGAGGGCTCCGCGCTCCGCAGGCAGCACCAGGTCCCCGGCTACTCCCCGCCGCAG ACCCCAGGAATGCCGATGCCACAGTATCCGTACGGAGATGGCAGCGCAGGGGTCACGGGgccccagccccgagccctggAGGACTCGTGGGTCCCCCCCTCTGTCTATGGGGTGCAGCCACGTTACGCCTGGCCCCTGGCCTCGGGACACAGCAGCCTCTATGACACACATCCATCCTGGACTGGCAGCggggctcctgcccagcctccctcctgggagtcacagggacag AACTCTGTCTACGACAGacctgagcagagccccagcccccaCAGTTACTATTCTGACGTGGAGCAGCGGCACTCGGGGCCAGTGACTGAGCACAGGATGGCCAAGCCCGCCCCGTGCCAGCCCCGGGTGCAGTacagtgcccagccccagctctacGACCTCGGCCCACGGAAGCCCCCGGCCGGGAGCCGCGAGCTGGGCTTCAAAGCCGCTGACCAGCCCTGCACCaatcctgcagccctgcagccggAGATTCAGAGGATCCTCCACGTCATGGGGGAGGCTGaacagctggaggaggaggtggatgTATTTGTAGGGAAAAAGACGGATAAATCCTACCGGCTCCTGGAGGAGATGCTGaccaagctgctgctggagctggattCCATTGAGACTGGGGGCCAGGACAGTGTCCGGCAGGCCAGGAAAGAGTCCGTCCACAGAATTCAGGCCATACTggaaaaactggaaagaaaGGGGTTGTGA
- the LOC117007940 gene encoding steroidogenic acute regulatory protein, mitochondrial-like isoform X1, which yields MEMSYIKQGEEALQKSLRILEDQDDWKTETVAGNGDKVLSKVLPDVGKVFRLEVVVDQPLDTVYGELVDNMEQMGDWNPNVKEVRILEKIGKDTVITHEKAAATPGNIVGPRDFVSVRCAKRRGSTCVLAGMSTTYGAMPEQEGFIRAENGPTCMVLRPLPGSPSQTRLTWLLSIDLKGWLPKTIINQVLSQTQVDFAKHLRQRLARPVPVTC from the exons ATGGAAATGTCTTACATCAAGCAAGGAGAGGAAGCCCTGCAGAAATCCCTCAGGATCCTGGAGGACCAGGACGACTGGAAGACAGAGACGGTGGCG GGTAACGGAGACAAAGTGCTGAGCAAGGTGCTGCCGGACGTGGGGAAGGTGTTCCGGCTGGAGGTGGTGGTGGACCAGCCCCTGGACACGGTGTACGGAGAGCTGGTGGACAACATGGAGCAGATGGGAGACTGGAACCCCAACGTCAAGGAAGTCAGG ATTCTGGAGAAGATTGGGAAGGACACGGTGATCACCCACGAGAAGGCGGCCGCCACCCCCGGGAACATCGTTGGGCCACGGGACTTTGTGAGCGTGCGGTGCGCCAAGAGACGCGGCTCCACCTGCGTGCTGGCCGGGATGTCCACGACCTACGGGGCCATGCCCGAGCAGGAGGGGTTCATCAG GGCTGAGAACGGTCCCACCTGCATGGTCCTGCGCCCGCTGCCCGGCAGCCCCTCCCAGACCCGGCTCACCTGGCTGCTCAGCATCGACCTCAAG ggctggctgcccaAGACCATCATCAACCAGGTGCTGTCCCAGACACAGGTGGACTTTGCCAAGCACCTCCGGCAGCGCCTGGCCCGGCCAGTGCCCGTGACCTGCTGA